ATATTAAAGAGTTTGTAAATATTCCTATTTCAATTATCAAAGATAAAAAATATTATTTAGACTTCTTGCACTTATGTGAATATCTATTAAGTGATAATTTAATACTTGATAAAGAAAATGAATTGTTAAAATTCTTTTTAGATTTCTTTTCATTAAATTTAGAAAAAAAAGAAGAAAAAATAGTTGATGAAAAATTTTATGAAATTCAAGAGTTTATAAATGAAAACTTTCAAGAAAATATATCTTTAGAAGATTTATCAAAAGAGTTTAATCTAAATCCTTTTTATATTATCAGGCTTTTTAAGTCACAGATGAATTTAACTCCACATTCTTACCTTTTAAATGTAAGAATTAATAAAGCAAAAGAGTATTTAAAAAAAGGTTATTCAATTTCTGAGGTTGCTCAAGAATCAGGGTTTTTTGACCAAAGTCATCTTCATAGGAACTTTTTAAAGATTGTAGCAAATACACCTAATGAATATAGACTCAATTTTGTACAATAATATATTTTTGAATTACTTTATACTTTAAAAAAATTAGGAGTATAAATGACACTTACAATATTAATTGCTATGCTTAGTTTTTCTTTAGCTATGTCAATATCACCAGGTCCTGTAAATATATTAATACTTTCATCTAGTATTAATAATGGATTTCTAAAAACTTTTGCTTTTATTAGTGGAGCTACTATTGGTTTTACACTATTATTAATTTTTGTTAGTTTTGGTTTAAGTACAATTTTACTTGATTATCCGGACTTCTTAAAATATTTAGGTTTATTCGGAGCTTTATTTATAATATTTATGGGATATAAAATTGCATCTTCAACTCCAGATATTGAAATAAAAGATGATATAAAATACTTGAAG
This sequence is a window from Poseidonibacter parvus. Protein-coding genes within it:
- a CDS encoding AraC family transcriptional regulator; its protein translation is MNKTFTKVFIHEKLPFLELRYSNSNAHYKKHFHDTFSIGVNKKGTSIYQNRNKSYILKKDMLSIINPKEVHSCNSCSDILNIYYMLYLDISWCENIQRLINPDIKEFVNIPISIIKDKKYYLDFLHLCEYLLSDNLILDKENELLKFFLDFFSLNLEKKEEKIVDEKFYEIQEFINENFQENISLEDLSKEFNLNPFYIIRLFKSQMNLTPHSYLLNVRINKAKEYLKKGYSISEVAQESGFFDQSHLHRNFLKIVANTPNEYRLNFVQ
- a CDS encoding LysE family translocator: MTLTILIAMLSFSLAMSISPGPVNILILSSSINNGFLKTFAFISGATIGFTLLLIFVSFGLSTILLDYPDFLKYLGLFGALFIIFMGYKIASSTPDIEIKDDIKYLKFYEGFLLQWLNPKAWIASVSGTSMFSINQSSLLIFVVIYFIVCYLSLSSWGLLGQKAKVLLNTNSRLKVFNIFMGSILIFSALSLIVINFSK